The proteins below are encoded in one region of Lactuca sativa cultivar Salinas chromosome 3, Lsat_Salinas_v11, whole genome shotgun sequence:
- the LOC111907559 gene encoding auxin-responsive protein IAA32: protein MASDSSSTYILNHADLPSLYYQTNNENVGIIDLGLSLRVLQPETYNHSGNPNVTDDYHNLIEWNQLHPFESSHVGVSYPRNTDDNVVIDQNTLQRQLQRSDFVKVNMDGVLVGRKISVNDHSSYSGLATQLEDMFGNQCLSGLRLFESGSEFSLWYKDRDEQWRVVGDVPWKEFVDTVKRIRIMLKDETLFQFTSTLV, encoded by the exons ATGGCTTCAGACTCTTCCTCAACCTACATTCTCAACCATGCAGATCTTCCTTCTCTCTACTATCAAACCAACAATGAAAATGTTGGTATTATTGACTTGGGGCTTAGTCTTAGAGTTTTGCAGCCAGAAACTTATAATCATTCCGGAAATCCCAATG TCACAGATGACTATCACAATCTGATAGAATGGAATCAATTGCACCCTTTTGAAAGTTCACATGTTGGTGTCAGTTATCCTAGGAATACAGATGACAACGTCGTCATTGACCAAAACACACTCCAAAGGCAACTGCAACGAAGCGATTTTGTGAAGGTTAACATGGATGGGGTGCTAGTTGGTCGAAAAATAAGTGTTAATGATCATTCAAGTTACTCGGGTCTTGCAACTCAACTAGAAGACATGTTTG GAAATCAATGTTTGAGTGGTTTACGACTATTCGAAAGTGGTTCAGAATTTTCGTTGTGGTATAAAGATAGAGATGAACAATGGAGGGTTGTCGGTGATGTCCCATGGAA GGAGTTTGTTGATACTGTGAAGCGGATTAGGATCATGCTTAAGGATGAGACCCTCTTTCAGTTTACATCCACATTGGTCTAG
- the LOC111907571 gene encoding uncharacterized protein LOC111907571 isoform X1 — protein MTDSLIRALVEAIHSTPTQAVLYFSGGASQVLGWLAAVPGASNTVLEVIVPYSRMSMIQLLGKVPVQFTSKETAEDMALVAYNRALKLSKPGSPVVGVGFTGSLATTRPKLGDHRFYLSTRTSNRLWASSVTLSKGLRNREQEERVSSQVLLKAIAEACKVPNSTTFDSDLTEGEVPDVSELHFDEDQELEQLIQGKICFKIFPFSSGTQTSNGDRKVILSGSFNPLHDGHLKLLEVAMSLCSGGYPCFELSAINADKPPLTVSQIKDRVKQFEKAGKTVIISNQPYFYKKAQLFPGSAFVIGADTAARLINFLSLSLSLSLSLQPKYYCGSYENMIETLVGCKRTGCTFLVGGRNMDGVFKVLEDFKIPDELKDMFISIPIDKFRMDISSTEIRKGLECK, from the exons ATGACGGACAGTTTGATCCGAGCACTAGTTGAAGCGATTCACTCCACTCCTACTCAGGCCGTTCTCTACTTCTCCGGCGGTGCTTCACAG GTCTTAGGGTGGTTGGCGGCAGTTCCTGGAGCGTCAAACACAGTTCTTGAAGTTATTGTTCCTTATTCTCGTATGTCAATGATCCAATTGCTTGGGAAG GTACCTGTTCAATTCACTAGCAAGGAGACTGCTGAAGACATGGCATTAGTGGCTTATAATCGTGCTCTAAAGCTCTCCAAACCAG GTTCTCCTGTAGTAGGTGTGGGATTTACTGGTTCTTTGGCTACCACACGTCCAAAACTTGGGGATCACAG GTTTTACTTGTCAACACGAACTTctaacaggctttgggcttcttCAGTAACCTTGTCAAAG GGTTTGAGAAACCGAGAGCAAGAAGAAAGAGTATCAAGCCAAGTTTTACTCAAG GCAATTGCAGAAGCTTGCAAGGTTCCAAATTCAACAACATTTGATTCAGATTTGACTGAAGGTGAAGTTCCTGATGTAAGTGAGTTGCATTTTGATGAAGACCAGGAACTTGAACAATTAATACAAGGCAAAATATGCTTCAAAATCTTCCCATTTTCAAGTG GCACACAAACTTCAAATGGAGATAGGAAAGTAATTCTTTCTGGATCTTTTAATCCTCTACATGATGGACACCTTAAGCTCCTTGAAGTTGCAATGAG CCTTTGTAGTGGGGGGTATCCATGCTTTGAATTGTCAGCCATAAATGCAGACAAACCTCCATTGACAGTTTCACAGATTAAAGATCGtgttaaacaatttgaaaaagctG GAAAAACAGTGATTATTTCTAATCAGCCATATTTCTACAAGAAAGCACAGCTGTTTCCTGGTAGTGCTTTTGTAATTGGTGCTGATACTGCAGCAAGGCTTATAAAT tttctttctctctctctctctctctctctctctctccagccAAAGTACTATTGTGGCAGCTATGAGAATATGATAGAGACACTTGTCGGATGCAAAAGAACAGGATGCACTTTCCTTGTAGGTGGTCGAAATATGGATGGTGTTTTTAAG GTTTTAGAAGATTTTAAGATTCCAGATGAGTTAAAAGACATGTTTATTtcgataccaattgataagtttcgAATGGACATTTCATCAACCGAAATAAGGAAAGGCCTAGAGTGCaagtaa
- the LOC111907571 gene encoding uncharacterized protein LOC111907571 isoform X2, producing MTDSLIRALVEAIHSTPTQAVLYFSGGASQVLGWLAAVPGASNTVLEVIVPYSRMSMIQLLGKVPVQFTSKETAEDMALVAYNRALKLSKPGSPVVGVGFTGSLATTRPKLGDHRFYLSTRTSNRLWASSVTLSKGLRNREQEERVSSQVLLKAIAEACKVPNSTTFDSDLTEGEVPDVSELHFDEDQELEQLIQGKICFKIFPFSSGTQTSNGDRKVILSGSFNPLHDGHLKLLEVAMSLCSGGYPCFELSAINADKPPLTVSQIKDRVKQFEKAGKTVIISNQPYFYKKAQLFPGSAFVIGADTAARLINPKYYCGSYENMIETLVGCKRTGCTFLVGGRNMDGVFKVLEDFKIPDELKDMFISIPIDKFRMDISSTEIRKGLECK from the exons ATGACGGACAGTTTGATCCGAGCACTAGTTGAAGCGATTCACTCCACTCCTACTCAGGCCGTTCTCTACTTCTCCGGCGGTGCTTCACAG GTCTTAGGGTGGTTGGCGGCAGTTCCTGGAGCGTCAAACACAGTTCTTGAAGTTATTGTTCCTTATTCTCGTATGTCAATGATCCAATTGCTTGGGAAG GTACCTGTTCAATTCACTAGCAAGGAGACTGCTGAAGACATGGCATTAGTGGCTTATAATCGTGCTCTAAAGCTCTCCAAACCAG GTTCTCCTGTAGTAGGTGTGGGATTTACTGGTTCTTTGGCTACCACACGTCCAAAACTTGGGGATCACAG GTTTTACTTGTCAACACGAACTTctaacaggctttgggcttcttCAGTAACCTTGTCAAAG GGTTTGAGAAACCGAGAGCAAGAAGAAAGAGTATCAAGCCAAGTTTTACTCAAG GCAATTGCAGAAGCTTGCAAGGTTCCAAATTCAACAACATTTGATTCAGATTTGACTGAAGGTGAAGTTCCTGATGTAAGTGAGTTGCATTTTGATGAAGACCAGGAACTTGAACAATTAATACAAGGCAAAATATGCTTCAAAATCTTCCCATTTTCAAGTG GCACACAAACTTCAAATGGAGATAGGAAAGTAATTCTTTCTGGATCTTTTAATCCTCTACATGATGGACACCTTAAGCTCCTTGAAGTTGCAATGAG CCTTTGTAGTGGGGGGTATCCATGCTTTGAATTGTCAGCCATAAATGCAGACAAACCTCCATTGACAGTTTCACAGATTAAAGATCGtgttaaacaatttgaaaaagctG GAAAAACAGTGATTATTTCTAATCAGCCATATTTCTACAAGAAAGCACAGCTGTTTCCTGGTAGTGCTTTTGTAATTGGTGCTGATACTGCAGCAAGGCTTATAAAT ccAAAGTACTATTGTGGCAGCTATGAGAATATGATAGAGACACTTGTCGGATGCAAAAGAACAGGATGCACTTTCCTTGTAGGTGGTCGAAATATGGATGGTGTTTTTAAG GTTTTAGAAGATTTTAAGATTCCAGATGAGTTAAAAGACATGTTTATTtcgataccaattgataagtttcgAATGGACATTTCATCAACCGAAATAAGGAAAGGCCTAGAGTGCaagtaa
- the LOC111907571 gene encoding uncharacterized protein LOC111907571 isoform X3: MALVAYNRALKLSKPGSPVVGVGFTGSLATTRPKLGDHRFYLSTRTSNRLWASSVTLSKGLRNREQEERVSSQVLLKAIAEACKVPNSTTFDSDLTEGEVPDVSELHFDEDQELEQLIQGKICFKIFPFSSGTQTSNGDRKVILSGSFNPLHDGHLKLLEVAMSLCSGGYPCFELSAINADKPPLTVSQIKDRVKQFEKAGKTVIISNQPYFYKKAQLFPGSAFVIGADTAARLINFLSLSLSLSLSLQPKYYCGSYENMIETLVGCKRTGCTFLVGGRNMDGVFKVLEDFKIPDELKDMFISIPIDKFRMDISSTEIRKGLECK, from the exons ATGGCATTAGTGGCTTATAATCGTGCTCTAAAGCTCTCCAAACCAG GTTCTCCTGTAGTAGGTGTGGGATTTACTGGTTCTTTGGCTACCACACGTCCAAAACTTGGGGATCACAG GTTTTACTTGTCAACACGAACTTctaacaggctttgggcttcttCAGTAACCTTGTCAAAG GGTTTGAGAAACCGAGAGCAAGAAGAAAGAGTATCAAGCCAAGTTTTACTCAAG GCAATTGCAGAAGCTTGCAAGGTTCCAAATTCAACAACATTTGATTCAGATTTGACTGAAGGTGAAGTTCCTGATGTAAGTGAGTTGCATTTTGATGAAGACCAGGAACTTGAACAATTAATACAAGGCAAAATATGCTTCAAAATCTTCCCATTTTCAAGTG GCACACAAACTTCAAATGGAGATAGGAAAGTAATTCTTTCTGGATCTTTTAATCCTCTACATGATGGACACCTTAAGCTCCTTGAAGTTGCAATGAG CCTTTGTAGTGGGGGGTATCCATGCTTTGAATTGTCAGCCATAAATGCAGACAAACCTCCATTGACAGTTTCACAGATTAAAGATCGtgttaaacaatttgaaaaagctG GAAAAACAGTGATTATTTCTAATCAGCCATATTTCTACAAGAAAGCACAGCTGTTTCCTGGTAGTGCTTTTGTAATTGGTGCTGATACTGCAGCAAGGCTTATAAAT tttctttctctctctctctctctctctctctctctccagccAAAGTACTATTGTGGCAGCTATGAGAATATGATAGAGACACTTGTCGGATGCAAAAGAACAGGATGCACTTTCCTTGTAGGTGGTCGAAATATGGATGGTGTTTTTAAG GTTTTAGAAGATTTTAAGATTCCAGATGAGTTAAAAGACATGTTTATTtcgataccaattgataagtttcgAATGGACATTTCATCAACCGAAATAAGGAAAGGCCTAGAGTGCaagtaa
- the LOC111907548 gene encoding uncharacterized protein LOC111907548: protein MWIWHAIFGSPGSINDINIFNRSQIFNNIYDGSAPNSSFQVRGTPYKYGYYLVDGIYPEYDVFVKSFTTPHGRMQVYKIVSEGLKDEAPVELANLDNKPPDTLMMEEMQVQMEKMEEDLHIIRVDDEDSTLYAKDLDPCKDESAEGSEKSSPTKTDVKIFI, encoded by the exons ATGTGGATTTGGCATGCTATTTTTGGTTCTCCTGGTTCGATTAACGACATCAACATTTTTAATCGTTCACAAATATTTAACAACATATACGATGGATCCGCACCAAATTCTTCTTTTCAAGTGCGTGGAACGCCATATAAGTATGGTTATTATCTGGTCGATGGAATCTATCCTGAGTATGATGTGTTTGTTAAATCGTTTACAACTCCACATG GTCGAATGCAAGTCTATAAGATAGTGAGCGAAGGATTGAAGGATGAAGCTCCTGTAGAACTAGCGAATTTGGACAATAAACCACCAGATACACTAATGATGGAGGAGATGCAGGTTCAGATGGAGAAAATGGAAGAGGATTTGCATATTATAAGGGTAGATGATGAAGATTCCACATTATATGCCAAGGATTTGGATCCTTGTAAAGATGAATCTGCAGAAGGTAGTGAAAAATCATCTCCTACTAAAACTGATGTGAAGATCTTCATTTGA